In the genome of Candidatus Microbacterium phytovorans, one region contains:
- a CDS encoding LacI family DNA-binding transcriptional regulator, with the protein MSAAEHPRKPTIRDVAAVAGVSHGTVSRVINGGHWVSPEARAAVDAAILQTGYTANHAARSLATGRANSLAFLLTEPQHLLFADSTYALLLRGATEALAARSMTLVLLIAGTPEEQATVEQYVRAGHVDGVLLVSSHESDSLLASLVAAGVPTVCAGIPLAAASVPHVSVDEVDSARSMTRYLRERGHRKIAIITGPNDTPGGRFRLVGFQEEMGDAFDPDLVEQGSYEQSSGDAAMTRLLERAPDIDAVFAASDVMAVGAIAALRRAGKRVPEDIAVAGFDDSGLAEVHDPPLTTVRQPWTEISHTMVDMVLDVIAGHSREAVVLPTALIVRDTA; encoded by the coding sequence ATGTCAGCAGCAGAACACCCCCGCAAGCCGACGATCCGCGATGTCGCGGCCGTCGCCGGTGTCAGCCACGGCACCGTCTCGCGGGTCATCAACGGGGGCCATTGGGTCTCGCCCGAGGCGCGCGCCGCCGTCGATGCCGCGATCCTCCAGACCGGATACACCGCCAACCACGCCGCGCGCAGCCTCGCGACCGGACGCGCGAACTCCCTCGCCTTCCTCCTCACCGAGCCGCAGCACCTGCTGTTCGCCGACTCCACGTACGCGCTGCTCCTGCGCGGTGCGACCGAAGCGCTCGCGGCCCGCTCGATGACGCTCGTGCTGCTGATCGCCGGCACGCCGGAGGAACAGGCCACCGTCGAGCAGTACGTCCGCGCCGGCCACGTCGACGGCGTGCTGCTGGTCTCGTCGCACGAGTCCGATTCGCTGCTCGCCTCGCTCGTGGCGGCCGGCGTTCCCACCGTGTGCGCCGGCATCCCCCTCGCGGCCGCATCGGTGCCGCACGTGTCGGTCGACGAGGTCGATTCGGCGCGATCCATGACGCGCTACCTGCGGGAGCGCGGACACCGGAAGATCGCCATCATCACGGGCCCCAACGACACTCCCGGCGGACGGTTCCGCCTCGTCGGGTTCCAGGAGGAGATGGGCGACGCGTTCGACCCCGACCTCGTGGAGCAGGGCAGCTACGAGCAGTCCAGCGGGGATGCCGCCATGACGCGTCTCCTCGAGCGAGCGCCCGACATCGACGCGGTGTTCGCGGCATCCGATGTCATGGCCGTGGGCGCCATCGCGGCACTGCGCCGCGCGGGCAAGCGCGTCCCCGAGGACATCGCGGTCGCGGGCTTCGACGACTCCGGGCTCGCCGAGGTGCACGATCCGCCGCTGACCACGGTGCGTCAGCCGTGGACGGAGATCTCGCACACCATGGTCGACATGGTGCTCGACGTCATCGCGGGACACTCGCGGGAGGCGGTCGTGCTCCCGACCGCGCTCATCGTCCGCGACACGGCCTGA
- the metG gene encoding methionine--tRNA ligase has translation MSTGRSFYITTPIYYPSDLPHIGHGYTTVAVDTLARWHRQAGDDTWMLTGTDEHGQKMLRAAAANGVTPQEWVDKLVEESWFPLLKTLDVANDDFIRTTQQRHEDRVQQFVQALFDRGYIYAGEYEALYCVGCEEFKPEAEIVDGTGAFEGLKVCAIHSKPLELLQEKNYFFKLSEFGDRLLELYKTEPDFVRPESARNEVVSFVKSGLKDLSISRSAFDWGIRVPWDDTHVIYVWVDALLNYATAVGYGTDPEQFDRRWPAYHVVGKDILRFHAVIWPAMLMAAGLDVPRGVFAHGWLLVGGEKMSKSKLTGIAPTEITDVFGSDAYRFYFLSAIAFGQDGSFSWEDLSARYQAELANGFGNLASRTTAMIERYFEGVIPPEGSEGEQAEGDRVIRETVANAAEAADAAMERFRPDEAIASIWTIVDALNGYITENEPWALAKDDAQRARLGTVLYTAAEGLRALAVLLSPFMPSATEKLWIALGAAESLGRLQDQPLREAGAWGVLRAGTSVNGLAPLFPRIEQA, from the coding sequence GTGAGCACCGGCCGTTCCTTCTACATCACGACGCCCATCTACTACCCGAGCGATCTTCCCCACATCGGTCACGGGTACACGACGGTTGCCGTCGACACGCTCGCGCGCTGGCACCGGCAGGCCGGCGACGACACCTGGATGCTCACGGGCACCGACGAGCACGGTCAGAAGATGCTGCGGGCGGCCGCCGCCAACGGCGTCACGCCTCAGGAATGGGTCGACAAGCTCGTCGAAGAGTCGTGGTTCCCGCTGCTGAAGACGCTCGACGTCGCCAACGACGACTTCATTCGCACGACGCAGCAGCGCCACGAGGATCGCGTACAACAGTTCGTTCAGGCGCTCTTCGACCGCGGCTACATCTACGCGGGGGAGTACGAGGCGCTGTACTGCGTCGGCTGCGAGGAGTTCAAGCCCGAGGCCGAGATCGTCGACGGTACCGGGGCGTTCGAGGGTCTCAAGGTCTGCGCGATCCACTCCAAGCCCCTGGAGCTGCTTCAGGAGAAGAACTACTTCTTCAAGCTCAGCGAGTTCGGCGACCGGTTGCTCGAGCTCTACAAGACCGAACCGGACTTCGTGCGCCCCGAATCGGCGCGCAACGAGGTCGTGTCCTTCGTCAAGAGTGGACTGAAAGACCTCTCCATCTCCCGGTCGGCGTTCGACTGGGGCATCCGGGTTCCGTGGGACGACACCCACGTCATCTACGTGTGGGTCGACGCTCTCCTCAATTACGCGACCGCGGTCGGATACGGCACCGATCCCGAGCAGTTCGACCGCCGCTGGCCCGCCTACCACGTCGTCGGCAAGGACATCCTCCGGTTCCACGCCGTCATCTGGCCCGCCATGCTGATGGCCGCCGGGCTCGACGTGCCGCGCGGCGTCTTCGCCCACGGGTGGCTTCTGGTCGGCGGCGAGAAGATGTCCAAGTCCAAGCTGACGGGCATCGCGCCGACCGAGATCACCGACGTCTTCGGCTCCGACGCCTACCGCTTCTACTTCCTGTCCGCCATCGCGTTCGGTCAGGACGGGTCGTTCTCCTGGGAAGACCTCTCCGCCCGCTACCAGGCGGAGCTCGCCAACGGCTTCGGCAACCTGGCATCCCGCACGACGGCGATGATCGAGCGCTACTTCGAGGGCGTCATCCCGCCCGAGGGGTCCGAGGGGGAGCAGGCGGAGGGCGACCGCGTCATTCGCGAGACGGTCGCGAACGCGGCCGAGGCCGCCGACGCCGCCATGGAGCGCTTCCGCCCCGACGAGGCGATCGCGTCGATCTGGACGATCGTCGACGCCCTGAACGGCTACATCACCGAGAACGAGCCGTGGGCGCTCGCGAAGGACGACGCGCAGCGCGCGCGCCTGGGCACCGTGCTGTACACGGCCGCGGAGGGTCTGCGCGCACTCGCCGTGCTGCTCTCGCCGTTCATGCCGTCGGCCACCGAGAAGCTGTGGATCGCGCTCGGCGCGGCCGAATCGCTCGGTCGGCTGCAGGACCAGCCGCTGCGCGAGGCGGGCGCGTGGGGGGTGCTGCGCGCCGGCACGAGCGTCAACGGCCTCGCGCCGCTGTTCCCGCGCATCGAGCAGGCGTGA
- a CDS encoding beta-galactosidase gives MSPSPSPATTWPAISGIAYGGDYTPEQWPREVWQEDVALMREAGVNLVSIGIFSWALLETREGEFDFAWLDDVIELLHANGIAVDLGTPTASPPAWFFADHPDARAVTRDGVPLGFGARGMASHSSPAYRAASVRIADALARRYGSHPAVVLWHVHNEYGVPVGEDFSPHAVTAWREWLREKYGTLDALNAAWGTAFWGQHYGQWAHIGAPATAPSVINPAQRLDFARFTDHQLRACFIAERDAIRAHSDRPITTNFMANQHGGCDLWAWAREVDIVSDDHYLWAADEEGEIGLAIAADLTRSVGGGAPWILMEHSTSAVNWQPRNVAKRPGEMARNSLSHFGRGADGILFFQWRASRSGAEKFHSAMLPHAGTGSRVRREVVDLGGKLDRLAEVRGSRVHADVAILWDFESFWAQDLEWRPSEDVSHDERVRAFYEKLWRDGITVDFALPGHDLSGYKLVLAPAQYMLSTADAENLNAYVAGGGTLVVSFFSGVVDENDAVHAGGFGAPLEPALGVRVEEHLPLRSGHVAAVELDGVRYDADTWQEDLVLGTAQVRATYLDGPAAGRAAVTRNTHGEGTGWYVSTRPDAAGLAAVLDAAYTDAGITPAGLPAGVESVRRISDEAEYLVAINHGTDAVSLHTSGFDLLTQEEARGMLVLNAGDVAVIRTQRTAEGGGR, from the coding sequence ATGAGCCCCAGCCCCTCGCCCGCCACCACGTGGCCCGCGATCTCCGGCATCGCCTATGGCGGCGACTACACGCCGGAGCAGTGGCCTCGCGAGGTGTGGCAGGAAGACGTCGCCCTCATGCGCGAGGCGGGCGTCAACCTCGTGAGCATCGGGATCTTCTCCTGGGCACTGCTCGAGACGCGCGAGGGCGAGTTCGACTTCGCGTGGCTCGACGACGTGATCGAGCTGCTCCACGCGAACGGCATCGCCGTCGACCTCGGCACCCCCACCGCTTCCCCGCCCGCCTGGTTCTTCGCCGACCACCCCGACGCCCGCGCTGTCACGCGCGACGGCGTCCCGCTCGGTTTCGGCGCGCGCGGCATGGCATCCCACTCGTCGCCCGCGTACCGCGCGGCCTCGGTGCGCATCGCGGATGCTCTCGCGCGGCGCTACGGCTCTCACCCCGCCGTGGTGCTCTGGCACGTGCACAACGAGTACGGCGTGCCCGTCGGCGAAGACTTCTCTCCGCACGCCGTCACCGCATGGCGCGAGTGGCTGCGCGAGAAGTACGGCACGCTCGACGCGCTCAACGCGGCCTGGGGCACCGCGTTCTGGGGCCAGCACTACGGGCAGTGGGCCCACATCGGTGCCCCCGCGACCGCGCCGTCGGTCATCAATCCCGCTCAGCGCCTCGACTTCGCCCGCTTCACCGACCACCAGCTGCGCGCCTGCTTCATCGCCGAGCGCGACGCGATCCGTGCCCACAGCGACCGCCCCATCACGACCAACTTCATGGCCAACCAGCACGGCGGTTGCGACCTGTGGGCGTGGGCGCGGGAGGTCGACATCGTCTCCGACGACCACTACCTCTGGGCGGCCGACGAGGAGGGCGAGATCGGTCTCGCCATCGCCGCCGACCTCACCCGTTCCGTCGGCGGCGGCGCGCCGTGGATCCTCATGGAGCACTCGACGTCCGCCGTCAACTGGCAGCCGCGCAACGTCGCCAAGCGGCCCGGCGAGATGGCCCGCAACTCGCTCTCCCACTTCGGCCGCGGGGCCGACGGCATCCTGTTCTTCCAGTGGCGGGCCTCACGCTCGGGCGCCGAGAAGTTCCACTCGGCGATGCTGCCGCACGCCGGCACCGGCTCGCGCGTGCGGCGCGAGGTCGTCGATCTCGGCGGCAAGCTCGACCGTCTCGCCGAGGTGCGCGGCTCGCGCGTGCACGCCGACGTCGCCATCCTGTGGGACTTCGAGTCGTTCTGGGCGCAGGACCTCGAATGGCGCCCGTCGGAGGACGTCAGCCACGACGAGCGCGTCCGCGCCTTCTACGAGAAGCTCTGGCGCGACGGCATCACCGTCGACTTCGCCCTCCCGGGCCACGACCTCTCCGGCTACAAGCTCGTCCTCGCCCCCGCGCAGTACATGCTGAGCACAGCGGATGCCGAGAACCTCAACGCGTACGTCGCCGGCGGCGGCACGCTCGTCGTCTCCTTCTTCTCCGGTGTCGTCGACGAGAACGACGCCGTCCACGCGGGTGGCTTCGGTGCCCCCCTCGAGCCGGCGCTGGGCGTGCGGGTCGAGGAGCACCTGCCGCTGCGCTCGGGCCACGTCGCCGCCGTCGAGCTCGACGGTGTTCGCTACGACGCCGACACGTGGCAGGAGGACCTCGTCCTCGGCACGGCGCAGGTGCGCGCGACCTACCTCGACGGCCCTGCCGCCGGACGGGCCGCCGTCACCCGCAACACGCACGGCGAGGGCACCGGCTGGTACGTCAGCACGCGCCCCGACGCGGCGGGCCTGGCCGCTGTGCTCGACGCCGCCTACACCGACGCCGGCATTACGCCAGCGGGACTCCCCGCCGGCGTCGAGTCGGTGCGGCGCATCTCCGACGAGGCCGAGTACCTCGTCGCCATCAACCACGGAACGGATGCCGTTTCGTTGCACACTTCGGGCTTCGACCTGCTGACACAGGAGGAAGCACGGGGCATGCTGGTGCTGAACGCGGGTGACGTGGCCGTCATCCGCACACAGCGCACAGCCGAAGGGGGTGGTCGATGA